The nucleotide window CATGCAGGCTACAGATGGCTTCCATGTTCGTCCAAGCCACAAACAAATCGACCTGTCCGCAGTTTAATGTTGTTAGGGTGAAGGACATCTTCAGACTTGAAGAAATCGAACAACTTTTCAACAAGtaatttggcacaatataagAATTTAATAGTTCAACTTTGGTTCAACCTTAAAGCATTCACGAAGCACTTTCAGGTTGTTGCATTCGTCTCGTATTTCATATGAAAACTATTGTCCGTGGTACAATGTCTGATGGACATTGAATCTTCATAAAATCATTGCAAAGATCCCACTTGCTTATTAGTTTAATCGTATTtcgattgattaattattgttttgtcttgttatggaaaaatgtttaatgtaaAAAACTGTGTCAGAATTCTTCATGTgatttttgtgaattttggTAAGAAAGGGTTTCCATCACGTTAAATAAGTgtcttgttttgtgtttatagGATTTCTATGAAGCGTATAAAAGGGGGCGGGGTGGTTCCCCGACCCTGCCACGTCATCGCCAACACCGAACACTGTTACCCACCCACCGGGCTGGTCTTCGTCAAGTTCACAAAAGGTGATTTTGACGTCAAACTACGTCAATCAGCTGCAGAGTAGCTTTTAAGAAAATCGTATTTTATTAGACCCCTGGTCGTTAGCATTCAGCAAGTCCCAAAAGCGAAAATACTTCTACAACACTGTGACGCAACAATCAACTTATGAATGTCCCAATGATTTCAACGCGTCCTACCAGTAAGTCCAACATGCATCTGAGATCTGCCCATTCAGGAATAAATGTATTACATTTGTTGCGTCATAACTCTACAGGCTCTGCGCTCGCAATCGGGTCTACTGGCAATGGTCGGAACATGTGAAGATTCATCCTGCTCAAGAGCGCCATCGTGCGGATCTTGTTTCAAGCAATCAGATGGTCGATTTTGTTCAAGCTCGAATTCATCACTGATGTCACTGGTTTGATAGCTATCGAAATAGAACAGCTGCTGCTGCCCTGAAAAAGCGCGCAAAACTTGTTATTGAGACTATTGGAATGATGGTGAAGCATCTATTTGAACTAGTTTGCTTAAAGTGAGAGGGTTCGTGTAGTTCTTCATCCAGGAGATTTTCTGATTTTTCTACGTGTTacgaaaacttttaatttatattttttgtaagtcgtcgttttcattttttataattaaatttatgATGGTCCGTACGACACTTATTTGAGTAATCATGTTGTGGAGAATTTTGAACGTTGAAAAGATAAGAAGCATTTGAATTAACCACAAATCAGCGTTCGAAGTGTTGGGGTAGGGTTCGACCACGTCATCTCAAATTcatcaattattttttttcgtCGAAAGCGCTGTGGAGACAAAAAAGTCAAGCAAGTTGTGACTAACACGCgcaaatgaacaggaaaagtgacaaagccgaaaaagcttaaaacgtgctcaagaaaaataacgttgatatttgctggtaacaactagcacggccactaaacttataattagttaaatccataaacataagttgaaaaagcggaAATTAGGTAGACGAGTAGTTGATGTGTTCAAGCAATTGATgaataaaaattgctttgatgctgtacatcagtggatgggaaaagaaaacTCATCCCGGGCAAGAGCCCGCGGTTTCTGGTGGCCATAGCACTAAAGAAGGGCGTTGTTGATTAGCCCGAGTTTGTAAAGCAAGAATCCACACCAATGATAATTTTGGGAAGATGTGATGACAATACTGCTCGTTGCAAGATGGAATTTTCTCTGGTACATCGACAATGATGTACGGAGAATGATGCCAATGCTGTCCAATAGATGGCAGTGCTGAAAGGTAACCTCTCTTGGTCCGAAGCTGAAGGCTTGAGTGGCGCTGGTGGTGACGTTTCAATCCAGTAACTGGTTCCAGTCTTTtatcttgaaaatatgtaaaagcgATCTGCAGTAATTACTGTAAATATCCGAAATAGTTGTGTAATAAGTTTTCATCAAATCCATCAAAGGTAGCCACTATAAGCAGGACGCTATTCTGAAAACCTAGGAAAATAATCCTACATTTCGGTGGTCGGTCAACTCAGCCTCGGTAGTGCAAAATTGAGTTGTCCGGGATTGAGTTGACCGGGTTTCAGCTGACATAGAACCCTACATTTCATATCTTACAACACCAGTTGCATTCgaaccaaaattttttcaatttttccctTAAACATGAACATATGTCATTTTTAGTatgaaatgcaaaatattcGCAAACATTACTTTTGATAAGCTGCTCGTTTTGAAGCTGCTGTATTGTCGACTGGCTTTTGATCTTAATAAACTTCGTTGtcacttttttctttatttttcttaCAGGCTACGCTAGGCACATCAGCCGCGGTGGTGTCTTAAATCGCTAAATTGTTATGGGTAAAAGCTCGATCGGAATCACTAGGCAACTGGTCATTGTTTATTATCTGCAATAGGCTGGTTGATGGGAGAAACCTTTTGTTTGGACCAGACACGTCTGCAGTATatggcaaaataaaaaaaaaatttttctattcTCTCTCATAACTTCTTGCGGTTGTCGTTGTGTGGCGCTTGGgacatttttgtgaaaactgACCAGCTATTGTTTGTAAGCTTTGCTTTGTCTGCAATTGATCGTCGTTCGCTTCTGATCGCGATTTGGACGAATTGAGGTGATAGGTCGTTCGTTTTCTTTGTGTAAAACCAGGACAGCTTAGTTGGAGGTAGCTTATAGCATGCGGTTTTCGTTCCTTTATTGCTATCATGCTGCTGTTCTACTGTTGTAGGCAAGTTTCCTACCTTGTTGACTGTCAGTCTCAGACTGTTAACTTTTGTGAACTTTCACGATTGCTATTTTTTCGGCGCTTTCACTACAGCATTTTAAAGTGGGAAAAAGCGCTTGAGAGCATATTGAGACAGCTATATGCATGTTTGAATCACTTTCAGAAGTGGATAGTGTACATGTTGGTCATATTTAACGTAATATCTTATGGTAAATCTATAAGTTAGTATCATAATCTTTTTCCTCGTACTAAGAAAACTCGGTCTCGTGCAAAGTGCGCAACCAAATAACATCACAATTTGGGTAgatggggtctagtatacaaagtcATTAACCGGTTGTGCACTTATGCACTAGATCCGAAAAGTTAAACTCGAtgatgattcctcattgcTTGAGCCCTGGGTCGTTACCGGGCTAGACTTCTTGCAATTTCTCATAGACATGTAGGCTGTGTTTTTAATTTGgtttcttgatttttttatggttttgttcaaatttggAATTATTCGCCAGGACCACTTACAGGAACAAGGGTCGTTAATTCAGTGAATGGAGTTTTCTGCAGTTTTGAACAGGGGGCAGTTCCAGTTCACCACGAAATATTGATGAGATATTTATATAGGACTAGTGGCTTACTGTATTTACAAACCAGGAACAAAACTTGGGCTACATTGTTATTCACAAATCATAATAGATCTATTTAGGCACAAGGCACTGTCATAAGGCTGTAGGTTTGGACATCGGTATGTAAAAGGTGAAGTTTGAGTAACTAGGATTAAGTCAGCTTTATTGATggatttgccagaaaattttgcaaatgaaCCCAGTTCATCAATTGCTCTTGTGTATGATCGTTGCCCAGTATGCGACGAAATTGGAAAATCACTGACTTGTCATGATTGCATGAAGAATCACAAGCAAAGTTTTCTCGTCTTGGAGCAGGGTCAGGTTAAAGGTGACAGAAGAAAACTTGCAAGTGTCATGTTTATACCAAGGCAAGGAAAGTTTCCTTCTTTCGTTAATCTGGTGAAGTCTTACcatgttatatttttgcttaTCTGGTTATGCtaaaattgcacaataaaataaagtatATCCATTTTGTTATGTtgcatttattattttatttgcatgtATAATGAAATGTGTTAAAAGCAGAGTTGttcaagaaaaattgaagCATTTTCATGAAGTTTATCCTCAATTTAAAGATGAACAAGAAAGGTAAGTAACATcataaaataaattctttaactCTTGTAAAAGTTCTTCTTGAATGCTTTTACATGTTATTTTATATTGGCATGTTTGTATGTGCAGACATTTATACATAATAGTTCACTTAAATTACGGTATTTCAATATACGAACACAACAATTGCACAACACACATATATCTTAGACAGGCAAtgcaaaactttgtcaaagattaaactttgttttatcttttcagCATTTCTAAGCAAGTAGAAGATTTGTCACCGTGCAAGCGACTTGTAAGCAATTTCCTTTGATAAATGAATAatacattgtgatgtcataaactaCTTCTTATACAGGAAAGCGAGGTAGCACAGTTCACAAATCGAATAAAACGACTGAAAGGACTTCTAACTAACAAGAAAAGAGAGCTACAGCGTGAAAAACAACTTCTTGCAGAATCCCACAGAAGGTTACCTGCGacacaaaagaaaatcaacaaaattttggaaaagaaaaagaagttAAAAGATTATGTCGACAACAAACAGGTTACCCATGTTGAAATGAAATGGAATGAGTCTATCATTGCTTGATCTTTACTATGTGGCTGTAGAATTGCACCGAAAAAAGGTCAGATATTAACAAATCTTACAGTGAAAGCTTGTTAACTAAGTTGAACGGAACCAATTAAGTAATTTTGATTTAtccaaatttttttggtttcaaGTTCGTGGAAAACTACTATGAAACATGACTTGGGTGTTGGGACAATAGATGCACTTTTagtaataaattaacaaaatgtgTTTTTCGAGTagattgtttttttataatacAAAGAACATTGTTTATCAGTACTTTGCACTGTGAAGATAATAGTAATGCCCGGCTGATTTAAATGCCAACACTCTGGAGTCCGGGGTCATCTCACTGGTCTAACtgcttaacactagaacgacGGAGGGTGTCATTTTGAcactttttgaaaaataagatCGTACTAACCCAAAGTCGTTTACTGTAGAAGTGTTTTTTTGTGACTTAAACTTAAACACTTTTTGTGACTTTTAATCCTTTAATGAGCTTAATGCAAGACTGTAACCATTTGTTGTTTGGAGTACAAAAAGTGCTCTAATCTGGGTTGTTTATCTAGAACGACGGAAGGTGTCATTTCGACACCCTATTGTACGATGCACAAACAGGTCCCACCAAAGCTATGAatctcaaatatttttgtgatataacAATCTAAAATTCCTCGTCTGTGATACATGCATTGTTTCATTATCAAAGATCAAATGTCTCCACGTTCTTGCTTCCCACGGTCTCTTTTATAGCTTACATGAAGCGTAGGCTTATACGGCTTACTGTACGTCTTCCTGGCGCAAAATCCGCAATTGCAGTGAATTTCTCGCGTAGTGTGCATTCGGCTGCAAACGAGGTATGGATGGAATTTGTAGTGAATAGTGCAGTTTCTGTTCACTGCATCTGCAGACGAGGGAGTTTGGCGGActtgtgtagtttttctttggGTCTTTTCTTTCTCTGGATCCTGTATAAGGAACTGAAACATATAAAACTTCCCAGACGGATATTTCTGCAAAACTTGGCGGAAGAACTTGGGATGCTCTCTGTAAAAAGTTCCTCAATGCCTCGCTCTGCAGAAGAAGAAGCTGCTAGTGGAGATCAACAACCACCAACACGAAACTGCCAAGTCAGAGACCACTGCAAAAAAGAACCACTCTGTTGGCAGATGCCACAAATGTGATATCTCCCTATGCGGAAAATACACTGCCAGTATACAGCGTGTGTGCAAAGGCTGCAAATGAAGTATACTCACATATTTTATGTCACTTGTTTAGTGacgtttgacttgtttttgttgttagaCTGTTGGACTCCTAAGTACATGGGTGTCAAAATGACTCCCTCCGTCGTTGTAGGTTAATCAAAATTTCAGTCTTTCTAGTGTTGAATATCTCACGTCGTTTAATTGCTTTAGTTATCACATTagacttgttttttgttactGTTGCATATTTCTATTTCATCTAACTCCAAAGTCATGACAGCCTCAATTTGCATTAAATTTTATGCACTGGAATCCATGTAGAGGCATTAAAGTATAAGTTCTAAGCTAAATTAGCATTTGACATTTCTAGCCAAGTAACAACACATTAATGAAAAGAATAGGTCTAGCCAGAATGTTTGGTTTACAATGAATAAATTTTCTCGTTTCTTCGCCGTGATTGACCCAGGTAGTTATGTCATTAGGACCGCAAAAACACTGTGAGCTTGCCAAACTTTTTAAGTTAAATGAATTTGAGTTTTTGTTGCTGGTTCACATTTTAATTGGTGATTTATTTGCCAAGGCTGGTCAAGTTACTCCAAGTGCTATTGAATTAAGCGAAGTCGAGTTAATGAACTTTTTACTGCATACCTTATATAACCATTTATCATATTATTCATCAGCAGTATCTGCagatttgatattttattgatgTGGTTTGTAACTTTTCACAGAACAATATCAAATTAACACTGAAACAAATGCAAAGCGTGAACATCCAGCTGCATGCCCAAAGGAAGGAACACGTCCGTATGCTCACCAAGTACATATTCCCTATCGAAGAAATTCGACCGAGCTTGCCAAAGCAAATGTACGTTGATACAAATCTGGataaaagttttcattctttttcgGCACTCATTTTTATCTTCCATGTGTCCAGTGACAAGAACGAGGAAAGTTCCGACGATGATGTCATCTCTCTTCAGGAGGAGCTGGCAGAAGCATCCAGGCTTGCGTTTGTGAACGGGAAATGGGTCGACCAGGAGGTGACTGTCTTCTTTGTACATTATTGCATATATGTTGTCTATGTATGGGCTATTTTCTTcttatgtatttattttttaaatttctctCGTTGACGAAAGATTTCAAATGTCCAGCTTTACAcagtgataaaaaaattttgttactgATGTTTTTCGAGCCGTGGAAACCTTTTATCAAAGGCTATTAGTAGCGTATTGTTAAACTTGGGAAGGTTGGGAAGGTTGGGTtggaaaacatttgcaaaaactagagt belongs to Clavelina lepadiformis chromosome 6, kaClaLepa1.1, whole genome shotgun sequence and includes:
- the LOC143462793 gene encoding beclin 1-associated autophagy-related key regulator-like isoform X2 — its product is MDLPENFANEPSSSIALVYDRCPVCDEIGKSLTCHDCMKNHKQSFLVLEQGQVKGDRRKLASVMFIPRVVQEKLKHFHEVYPQFKDEQESISKQVEDLSPCKRLESEVAQFTNRIKRLKGLLTNKKRELQREKQLLAESHRRLPATQKKINKILEKKKKLKDYVDNKQNNIKLTLKQMQSVNIQLHAQRKEHVRMLTKYIFPIEEIRPSLPKQIDKNEESSDDDVISLQEELAEASRLAFVNGKWVDQEVGVGTIVEISVGADVASAPSDGNYSQYESWLESNHSTSGSNPPITSMLLSQAQSAFVPSKHSEVLATGAALCHAAQLVRVIQRICAFHLPYKVHFKIFSDPTVSSKSFINSVKLFNSNLLNLCLSQGVDGSTLDPLRTLRNLQILVGKLEKDGCRLDPFLPSHNILISMEEALGLRDVLDEPTDDDDDFDWQLSINDEWETVSHVDTVNTSPSAVTFTSTNTQSSILSQPAGLVTSALDWATKGWWTAG
- the LOC143462793 gene encoding beclin 1-associated autophagy-related key regulator-like isoform X1, yielding MDLPENFANEPSSSIALVYDRCPVCDEIGKSLTCHDCMKNHKQSFLVLEQGQVKGDRRKLASVMFIPRVVQEKLKHFHEVYPQFKDEQESISKQVEDLSPCKRLESEVAQFTNRIKRLKGLLTNKKRELQREKQLLAESHRRLPATQKKINKILEKKKKLKDYVDNKQNNIKLTLKQMQSVNIQLHAQRKEHVRMLTKYIFPIEEIRPSLPKQMYVDTNLDKSFHSFSALIFIFHVSSDKNEESSDDDVISLQEELAEASRLAFVNGKWVDQEVGVGTIVEISVGADVASAPSDGNYSQYESWLESNHSTSGSNPPITSMLLSQAQSAFVPSKHSEVLATGAALCHAAQLVRVIQRICAFHLPYKVHFKIFSDPTVSSKSFINSVKLFNSNLLNLCLSQGVDGSTLDPLRTLRNLQILVGKLEKDGCRLDPFLPSHNILISMEEALGLRDVLDEPTDDDDDFDWQLSINDEWETVSHVDTVNTSPSAVTFTSTNTQSSILSQPAGLVTSALDWATKGWWTAG